The Shewanella sp. MTB7 genome includes a window with the following:
- a CDS encoding AraC family transcriptional regulator, whose amino-acid sequence MFDLLPGVLFWIKDKNHNFIHANQAFIEHKEVRSLNQILGKNDYDFSPAHLAKQFIRDDEKILAGQSVTERLEMNMTQTGDPAWYATSKRPLSNQAGEIIGSYGITRHLQKQAMALSGVDAVKVPVDFVREHYHRHFTVEELADVAHLSVSALERRFKKYLTKTPTQFIKEVRLENARRLLVETDIAISQVGDETGFTDHSYFSKQFRLFFGELPSDFRKKASN is encoded by the coding sequence ATGTTCGATTTACTGCCTGGCGTGCTCTTTTGGATTAAAGACAAAAATCATAACTTTATTCATGCAAACCAGGCTTTTATTGAACATAAAGAGGTTAGGAGCCTGAATCAGATATTGGGGAAGAATGATTATGATTTCTCTCCTGCACATCTGGCTAAACAGTTTATTCGTGATGATGAGAAAATTTTAGCAGGACAAAGCGTCACAGAACGATTAGAGATGAACATGACACAAACTGGCGATCCGGCTTGGTACGCAACCTCTAAACGCCCATTGTCAAATCAAGCCGGTGAGATCATCGGCTCATATGGCATAACAAGGCATCTACAAAAACAGGCAATGGCACTATCCGGCGTTGACGCGGTTAAAGTCCCTGTCGACTTTGTCAGAGAGCATTACCACCGTCATTTCACTGTCGAAGAGTTAGCCGATGTAGCCCATCTATCTGTCAGCGCCTTAGAGAGGCGGTTTAAAAAATACCTCACCAAAACCCCAACACAGTTTATTAAAGAGGTTCGTTTAGAGAATGCCCGTCGCTTATTAGTTGAAACTGATATTGCGATCTCGCAAGTGGGTGATGAGACAGGCTTTACCGATCACAGTTATTTCAGTAAACAGTTTCGGCTTTTTTTTGGTGAATTACCCTCAGATTTTAGAAAAAAAGCGTCCAATTGA
- a CDS encoding metalloregulator ArsR/SmtB family transcription factor — MTALDLFKALSDETRLRSLMLINAEEELCVCELMQALQESQPKVSRHLAQLRKTGLLLDKRQGQWIFYRINPNLPAWALRVIDATCSANGELIEQNLAHLKSMGDRPERVRSCCE; from the coding sequence ATGACTGCTCTGGATCTGTTTAAAGCCCTCAGTGATGAGACTCGATTGCGTAGCTTGATGCTAATTAACGCCGAGGAGGAGCTGTGCGTTTGTGAATTGATGCAAGCGCTGCAAGAGAGCCAACCTAAGGTGTCCAGACATTTAGCTCAGCTACGTAAGACAGGATTGTTGCTAGATAAACGTCAAGGGCAGTGGATTTTTTACCGTATCAATCCGAATTTGCCAGCGTGGGCACTTAGGGTCATAGATGCAACCTGCTCGGCCAATGGAGAGCTGATTGAGCAGAATCTTGCTCACCTGAAATCGATGGGAGATAGGCCTGAGCGAGTTAGAAGTTGCTGTGAGTAG
- a CDS encoding sugar phosphate isomerase/epimerase family protein: MSQIKGPGIFLAQFCQDDAPFNNLTSISQWAADLGYKAVQLPTWDARLFDLSLAYKSKTYCDEIKGIITDSGLCISELSTHLQGQLVAVHPAYDKQFDAFAPDEVKNNPAARTQWAIEQVSMAAKVSQTLGLNAHASFSGALLWQTVYPWPQRPQGLVEDGFKELAKRWLPLLNQFEDAGVDLCYELHPGEDLHDGVTFERFLDATGNHARANILYDPSHFVLQQLDYLAFIDIYHERIKAFHVKDAEFRPNGRSGVYGGYQDWQQRPGRFRSLGDGQIDFKQIFSKLTQYGFDGWAVLEWECCVKHPADGAAEGASFIEQHLIRTPDYAFDDFTSSGVDEALNRSILGL; encoded by the coding sequence ATGTCTCAAATTAAAGGTCCTGGTATCTTCCTTGCTCAATTTTGCCAAGATGATGCGCCATTTAATAATTTAACAAGCATCAGCCAATGGGCTGCCGATCTAGGATATAAGGCGGTGCAGCTTCCAACATGGGACGCTCGTTTATTTGATTTGTCACTCGCCTATAAAAGCAAGACTTACTGCGATGAAATTAAAGGGATTATTACCGATTCGGGCTTGTGTATCAGTGAGTTGTCCACTCATCTACAAGGCCAATTAGTGGCAGTGCATCCCGCTTATGATAAACAGTTTGATGCTTTTGCTCCCGATGAAGTGAAGAACAATCCAGCAGCAAGAACACAGTGGGCCATTGAGCAAGTGTCGATGGCGGCTAAAGTGAGTCAAACCTTGGGGTTGAATGCCCATGCTTCATTTTCGGGAGCCCTGTTATGGCAAACGGTTTATCCATGGCCACAGCGACCCCAAGGGTTAGTTGAGGATGGGTTTAAGGAGTTAGCGAAGAGATGGTTACCACTGCTAAACCAGTTTGAAGATGCTGGGGTGGATTTGTGCTACGAGCTTCATCCGGGAGAAGACTTGCACGATGGCGTGACGTTTGAGCGATTTTTAGATGCTACTGGAAATCATGCCAGAGCCAACATTCTCTACGACCCCAGCCATTTTGTGCTGCAGCAGCTCGACTATCTCGCATTTATCGATATCTACCATGAGCGTATTAAGGCTTTTCATGTCAAAGATGCGGAGTTCAGGCCCAATGGTCGTAGCGGTGTTTATGGCGGTTATCAAGATTGGCAGCAACGCCCTGGACGTTTTAGATCTCTGGGTGATGGTCAAATCGATTTCAAACAAATCTTTAGCAAGTTAACTCAGTATGGCTTTGATGGTTGGGCAGTGCTTGAGTGGGAATGTTGCGTAAAACATCCCGCTGATGGCGCAGCAGAGGGCGCGTCATTTATCGAACAACATTTAATAAGAACACCTGACTATGCGTTCGATGATTTCACATCAAGTGGTGTAGATGAAGCATTAAATCGCAGTATTTTAGGACTGTAG
- the arsJ gene encoding organoarsenical effux MFS transporter ArsJ, with protein MLTKLKALPEQVKQYLVVTGNYWVFTLTDGALRMLVVLHFYQLGYTPMAIAMLFLFYEFFGVVTNLAGGYLGARFGLNRTMNLGLALQVIALSMLLLPTSMLTIAWVMAAQGLSGIAKDLNKMSAKSSIKLLVNKGEQGKLYVWVARLTGSKNALKGAGFFLGGALLSLLGFTGAVGSMALVLALVWLLSLFLLKKDLGKAKRKPKFSEIFSKSRSINILSAARLFLFAARDVWFVIALPVYLASVFGWDHYYVGGFLALWVIAYGFVQTIAPRLTGMRQGKLPDGRTALLWASLLTTIPAIIALALSVSFAPKLVLIIGLMIFGGVFAINSSLHSYLIVSYASDDGVSMDVGFYYMANAMGRLLGTLLSGYVFQIAGLEACLWISSAMLAITALISVYLPRKQPH; from the coding sequence ATGCTAACTAAGCTTAAAGCCTTGCCTGAACAGGTGAAACAGTATCTGGTTGTAACGGGTAATTATTGGGTATTTACTCTGACCGATGGCGCACTGCGGATGCTGGTGGTGCTGCACTTTTATCAGTTGGGTTATACACCGATGGCGATCGCCATGTTGTTCCTCTTTTATGAGTTCTTTGGCGTGGTGACTAATTTAGCTGGTGGTTATCTAGGGGCAAGGTTCGGTCTTAATCGCACCATGAACTTAGGCTTAGCTCTGCAGGTGATAGCCCTGTCTATGTTGCTCTTACCAACATCTATGTTGACTATAGCTTGGGTCATGGCCGCTCAGGGCTTATCTGGGATCGCTAAAGATCTGAATAAGATGAGCGCGAAGAGTTCAATCAAGTTGCTGGTGAATAAAGGTGAACAGGGCAAGCTCTACGTGTGGGTGGCACGGTTAACCGGGTCTAAGAATGCGCTTAAAGGTGCTGGCTTTTTCTTAGGGGGGGCACTGCTTTCTCTGTTGGGCTTTACTGGTGCTGTTGGCAGTATGGCACTGGTGTTGGCACTAGTGTGGTTGCTGAGCTTATTCCTGCTTAAAAAGGATTTAGGTAAGGCTAAGCGTAAGCCTAAGTTCAGTGAGATTTTTTCTAAAAGTCGCAGCATCAATATTCTATCGGCTGCGAGATTGTTTCTATTTGCCGCCAGAGATGTCTGGTTTGTGATTGCTCTGCCAGTATATCTGGCCAGTGTGTTTGGTTGGGATCATTATTATGTCGGTGGCTTTTTGGCTCTCTGGGTCATCGCCTATGGTTTTGTACAAACCATAGCGCCAAGATTGACAGGGATGCGTCAAGGAAAACTACCCGATGGTCGGACAGCCTTGCTGTGGGCGAGTTTGTTAACGACTATCCCTGCGATTATAGCGCTGGCACTGAGTGTCTCATTTGCACCAAAACTGGTCTTAATCATAGGGTTAATGATCTTCGGTGGCGTGTTTGCGATTAACTCCTCCCTACACAGTTACTTGATTGTCAGTTATGCCAGTGATGACGGTGTATCCATGGATGTTGGTTTCTATTATATGGCCAATGCCATGGGACGACTTTTAGGCACTTTACTTTCTGGCTATGTGTTTCAAATAGCAGGACTTGAAGCCTGTTTATGGATATCTTCAGCTATGTTGGCGATAACGGCGTTGATTAGTGTTTATTTACCAAGAAAGCAGCCGCATTGA
- a CDS encoding type II secretion system protein gives MNRLQSSKGFTLIELVVVIIILGILAVVAAPKFISLSQDAHDARAKAAFAAFTSGVKMYHSCWLTGGHSGYTTDLACYGDGTLDSTTTGYPLGTDTTTSALGTRLQGDFCAEIWQGLLENNEFVLATHFDWQTVPDVDIVYWYAGGPIDITNPSQTFCYFNYVSDDRSVGSENWTLKYYPTDGNTLVSRTVLSAP, from the coding sequence ATGAATCGTTTACAGTCCTCAAAAGGTTTTACATTAATCGAGTTAGTGGTGGTGATCATCATCCTTGGCATTCTAGCTGTTGTTGCTGCACCTAAGTTTATAAGCTTGAGCCAAGATGCCCACGATGCCAGAGCCAAGGCCGCTTTTGCCGCATTTACATCTGGGGTTAAGATGTACCATAGTTGCTGGCTTACAGGTGGTCATTCAGGTTATACAACCGATCTTGCCTGTTATGGTGATGGCACACTGGACTCTACAACCACAGGTTACCCATTAGGGACTGACACAACGACCAGCGCCCTTGGTACTCGATTGCAAGGGGACTTTTGTGCTGAAATTTGGCAAGGACTATTAGAAAATAACGAATTTGTACTCGCGACTCACTTTGATTGGCAAACAGTGCCGGACGTTGACATCGTCTACTGGTACGCTGGTGGCCCTATTGATATTACTAACCCATCTCAAACTTTCTGTTACTTCAACTATGTTTCAGACGATCGCAGTGTCGGCAGTGAAAACTGGACACTCAAATATTATCCCACGGATGGTAATACCCTAGTCAGTCGGACAGTTTTATCCGCACCATAA
- a CDS encoding Gfo/Idh/MocA family protein yields MKKIRMGMVGGGEGAFIGAVHRIAAFLDGSIELVCGAFSSDAQRCIASGKALYLPEHRCYATYQEMMIREAQLAPEQRMEFVVIVTPNHLHFPVAKMAIEYGFHVLSDKPATTRFDEALLLRKLLEQHDVLYGLTQTYTGYPLIKQARHLIAQGELGNIVKVVVEYSQGWLALKEDEVSKQASWRLDASKSGISCCMGDIGVHAANLVEYVAGITITALCADLTSTVAGRILDDDGTVILKFSNGAKGVLLASQIAIGDENNLSLRIYGDRKSIEWSQLDPNTLWLKSNTEASQMIRSGVGEMCPAARQAMRTPAGHPEGYLEAFANIYSNFVRQIRAKQAGQVCDNRLFDVPGIEEAIRGMAFIENVVKANDSDTKWQAFTLGTDTNVGEG; encoded by the coding sequence ATGAAGAAGATTCGCATGGGGATGGTTGGCGGTGGTGAGGGCGCATTTATTGGCGCAGTTCATCGTATTGCGGCTTTTCTAGACGGTAGTATTGAACTCGTTTGCGGTGCATTTAGTTCCGACGCTCAACGCTGCATAGCGTCAGGCAAAGCCTTGTATCTGCCAGAGCATCGCTGTTATGCCACTTATCAAGAGATGATGATACGCGAAGCTCAACTTGCCCCAGAGCAACGCATGGAGTTTGTGGTGATTGTCACCCCTAATCATCTGCATTTCCCCGTGGCGAAAATGGCCATCGAATATGGTTTTCATGTGTTGTCAGATAAACCCGCTACCACCCGTTTCGATGAAGCTTTGCTATTAAGAAAGCTGCTAGAACAACATGATGTGCTCTATGGGTTAACCCAAACATACACTGGCTATCCGTTGATTAAACAAGCTCGGCATTTAATCGCTCAGGGGGAGTTGGGTAATATCGTCAAAGTGGTGGTTGAGTACAGCCAAGGCTGGTTAGCATTAAAGGAAGATGAAGTCAGTAAACAGGCGAGTTGGCGTTTAGATGCAAGCAAGTCAGGTATCAGTTGTTGTATGGGTGACATAGGAGTACATGCTGCTAATTTAGTTGAGTATGTGGCTGGTATCACCATTACTGCACTGTGCGCCGATCTGACTTCCACGGTTGCAGGTCGAATCTTAGATGATGACGGCACTGTAATACTGAAATTTTCCAACGGTGCCAAAGGGGTATTACTGGCGAGCCAGATCGCCATTGGGGATGAAAACAACCTTAGCTTAAGAATCTATGGAGACAGAAAAAGTATTGAGTGGTCTCAGTTAGACCCTAATACCTTATGGTTGAAATCCAATACTGAAGCAAGCCAGATGATCCGTAGCGGCGTGGGTGAGATGTGCCCTGCAGCTAGGCAAGCAATGCGAACACCCGCTGGCCACCCAGAAGGTTACTTAGAGGCATTCGCGAATATCTACAGCAATTTTGTTAGGCAGATAAGGGCGAAACAAGCTGGGCAAGTTTGTGATAACCGTTTGTTTGATGTGCCGGGTATCGAAGAGGCGATTCGTGGTATGGCCTTTATCGAAAATGTGGTTAAAGCCAATGATTCTGATACAAAGTGGCAGGCATTTACTCTCGGAACCGACACCAATGTAGGAGAGGGGTAA
- a CDS encoding MFS transporter yields the protein MSDDINRNRLFIASCLALTVTAMTFAIRAGILGQLSEDFALTNTELGWINAMAFLGFPVATMLGGLLYNFLGAKKLVIIAFVGHIIGLLLTMSADGFWLLLLSSFCIGFANGAVEAGCNPLIADMYHKKQTIMLNRFHVWFPGGIVVGALISKAMTDMSFGWEAQIAVMLVPTLIYGYLIISQPFPKTDNIDTSTANNIKGLFSPLFLFMAFCMTLTATSELGTQQWIERILGASGTSPMLIMAMVTGVMAVGRFFAGPLVRRFNPSGVLLYSAIVTTVGIYSMSTATGSMVYVSALIFALGVTYFWPTMIGFVAENIPQSGALGMSIIGGVGMFAVSMWNPVIGHWIDQSREQAIAANTRPELAELVAGQSTLANLSAFPFVLIFAFAGLVLYMRKKRQNKT from the coding sequence ATGTCAGATGATATTAATAGAAATAGGTTGTTTATCGCGAGCTGTTTAGCGCTCACGGTGACCGCCATGACGTTTGCCATTCGCGCCGGAATACTCGGTCAGCTCAGCGAAGACTTTGCGTTAACGAATACCGAGCTGGGTTGGATTAATGCGATGGCGTTTTTGGGCTTCCCAGTTGCAACCATGTTAGGTGGTTTGCTGTATAACTTTTTAGGCGCTAAAAAACTGGTCATCATCGCTTTTGTCGGCCATATTATCGGCTTACTCTTGACCATGTCGGCGGATGGGTTTTGGCTTTTACTTCTCTCCAGTTTCTGCATCGGTTTTGCTAACGGTGCGGTGGAAGCAGGATGTAACCCATTGATTGCAGATATGTATCATAAGAAGCAAACCATTATGCTCAACCGTTTTCATGTGTGGTTTCCCGGTGGAATAGTGGTTGGGGCGCTTATCTCCAAAGCGATGACGGACATGAGTTTTGGCTGGGAAGCACAGATTGCTGTTATGTTAGTCCCTACGCTCATTTATGGTTACCTCATCATCAGCCAACCTTTTCCTAAAACAGATAATATCGATACCTCCACCGCGAACAATATTAAGGGGTTATTTTCGCCTCTGTTCCTGTTTATGGCATTTTGCATGACCTTAACTGCAACCAGCGAGTTAGGTACCCAACAATGGATTGAGCGCATTCTTGGTGCCTCTGGCACATCGCCGATGTTAATCATGGCAATGGTGACTGGAGTGATGGCGGTTGGGCGCTTTTTTGCCGGCCCCCTAGTGCGCAGGTTTAACCCATCCGGTGTACTGTTATATTCCGCCATTGTTACCACTGTTGGTATCTACTCCATGAGCACGGCAACAGGAAGCATGGTCTATGTATCAGCGTTGATTTTCGCATTAGGAGTGACCTATTTCTGGCCAACCATGATAGGTTTTGTCGCAGAGAACATACCGCAATCTGGAGCCTTGGGAATGTCGATTATTGGCGGCGTGGGTATGTTTGCGGTCAGCATGTGGAATCCAGTGATCGGCCATTGGATCGACCAATCTCGAGAGCAAGCGATTGCTGCCAATACTCGCCCTGAACTCGCTGAATTGGTCGCGGGTCAATCGACTCTGGCAAACCTAAGTGCATTTCCGTTTGTGCTTATTTTTGCTTTTGCTGGATTGGTGTTATATATGCGAAAAAAGAGGCAGAACAAGACTTAG
- the pmbA gene encoding metalloprotease PmbA: MTTASIDLELNSLKDAVSMALEYANKLGTTAAEVAISKQQGLSVSTRLKEVETVEFNKDGALGITLFRNGCKGSSSTSDLSPEAIRLAVKAADDIARFTSSDPYNGLAEAELMATEFPDLDLYHPQHISAEQLTELAARSEEAALSVDSRITNSDGASANAHTGIKVYGNSHGFLDGFSTSRYSLSCVVIGESDGNMQRDYDYTISRNFNELLSPEEVGRKASEKTLGRLDSRKMATTKLPILLAPDIATGLMGHLIGAISGSSLYRKSSFLLDSIDTKIFPDWFSIEEQPHLKGALASAIYDSEGVATQDRSIIKDGVLQTYLMTSYSARKLGLKNTGHAGGIYNWTLGHTGQTFDDLVKQMGTGIIVTEVMGQGVNAVTGDYSRGAAGFYVENGVILYPVEEFTIAGNLKDMFQNVVAVSSDRDMRSSIRTGGILLSEMKIAGN, from the coding sequence GTGACTACAGCTAGCATTGACCTTGAATTAAATTCGTTAAAAGACGCCGTTTCTATGGCCCTAGAGTATGCCAATAAACTGGGTACAACGGCTGCCGAAGTTGCAATTAGCAAACAGCAAGGATTATCTGTATCTACTCGGCTTAAAGAGGTCGAAACCGTAGAGTTTAATAAAGATGGTGCGTTAGGTATTACGCTGTTCCGTAATGGTTGTAAGGGCAGTTCATCGACTTCAGATCTCAGTCCAGAAGCGATTAGACTTGCGGTAAAAGCAGCCGATGATATTGCTCGTTTCACCTCTAGCGACCCTTATAATGGCTTGGCTGAAGCCGAATTAATGGCGACTGAATTTCCCGATCTTGATCTGTATCATCCTCAACATATTTCTGCTGAGCAGTTAACAGAATTGGCGGCGCGTTCCGAAGAGGCTGCGTTGAGTGTTGACAGCCGTATTACTAATTCTGATGGCGCCAGTGCTAACGCCCATACAGGCATAAAAGTGTATGGTAATAGCCATGGATTTCTTGACGGTTTTTCGACCTCTCGTTACAGCTTAAGTTGTGTTGTCATCGGTGAAAGTGATGGCAACATGCAGCGTGACTATGACTACACTATCTCACGTAATTTTAATGAACTTCTTTCACCGGAAGAGGTGGGAAGAAAGGCATCTGAGAAGACGTTAGGTCGTTTAGATAGCCGAAAAATGGCGACCACTAAATTGCCAATTTTATTAGCACCAGACATAGCAACAGGCCTAATGGGTCACCTAATTGGCGCGATTAGCGGCAGTAGTTTGTATCGTAAATCCAGCTTCCTGCTAGACTCTATCGACACTAAAATATTCCCAGATTGGTTCTCAATTGAAGAGCAGCCACATCTTAAAGGGGCACTAGCCAGCGCCATATATGACAGCGAAGGTGTGGCGACACAAGATCGAAGCATTATTAAGGACGGCGTACTTCAGACTTACCTAATGACCAGTTACTCGGCGCGGAAGCTTGGGCTTAAAAATACTGGACATGCTGGTGGTATATACAACTGGACCTTGGGTCATACAGGCCAGACGTTCGACGATCTCGTTAAGCAGATGGGCACTGGGATTATCGTGACTGAGGTGATGGGTCAAGGTGTGAATGCAGTCACTGGAGACTACTCTCGTGGTGCTGCTGGTTTCTATGTTGAAAATGGCGTTATCCTTTATCCAGTTGAAGAGTTCACCATCGCAGGCAACCTTAAAGATATGTTCCAAAATGTTGTCGCTGTAAGTAGCGATCGCGACATGCGTTCATCGATCCGCACCGGTGGAATATTACTGAGTGAAATGAAGATAGCCGGTAATTAA
- a CDS encoding PatA/PatG family cyanobactin maturation protease, with amino-acid sequence MNNISELPGLQGLWSETKGDAAVCIAILDGPVDLSHACFGGANIGEIETIAKSSVGLDSASQHGTHVSSVIFAQHDSEVLGIAPQCRGLIVPIYTSANDRSRVCSQLDLARAINQALAHGADIINISGGELTSSGSAEPVLEKAIQQCIGSGVMVVAAAGNNGCRCLHVPASISTVLTVGAMDKNGEPLQFSNWGDNYQENGILALGENVLGAKSGGGATVRSGTSFSAPIVSGIAALLLSLQHKNGLVAIPQKVRSAILDTVESCNFESEADCQRILRGRLNIASAHSSIKTQIAETLSLQKNNQQAIPQFYPSSFNPKVGVSHTLNKSYISTASNLINQRRSIMSENSLANTAASETAVTESNVTINQQAISELAIPELVSNAPSAIQSSEVEASDCGCNQAKVEPEKAYALGQIGFDFGTETKRDAFQQISGININDPIAVLDYFKTDPASAANVIWTLSLDATVVYAIQPYGPFASNTFDRLKALLRSQLLDNMERVSVPGLISGSETLLNGQVVPLIFPDLRGMYGWSTNELIEAIAGACPTDKKKAELHAIKIEGIQNFLERIYYEVRNLGTTPQERSMNYAATNAFQVSEAYTKAIQADMKLDRIEVERSPICRPGSDCWDVKLSFFNPAKRLEQARHVYRFTVDVSDVIPVTVGKVRHWDVY; translated from the coding sequence ATGAACAATATTTCTGAACTACCCGGACTACAGGGATTATGGAGTGAGACTAAGGGGGATGCAGCTGTTTGTATCGCTATCCTTGATGGCCCAGTGGATCTATCACACGCTTGTTTTGGAGGTGCGAATATTGGTGAAATTGAGACGATAGCAAAAAGTTCAGTAGGGTTAGATTCTGCCTCTCAACACGGTACGCATGTTAGTAGTGTTATTTTTGCTCAGCATGACAGCGAAGTGCTTGGTATCGCCCCTCAGTGTCGCGGTCTTATTGTTCCTATATACACTTCAGCAAATGACAGATCTCGTGTCTGCTCCCAGTTAGATTTAGCTCGAGCAATTAACCAAGCATTAGCCCATGGTGCCGACATAATAAACATCAGTGGAGGAGAGTTAACATCGAGTGGAAGTGCTGAACCTGTGCTTGAAAAGGCAATCCAACAATGTATCGGTAGCGGGGTGATGGTGGTGGCCGCTGCAGGTAACAACGGTTGTCGTTGTTTACATGTACCAGCATCTATTTCGACTGTTTTAACTGTCGGTGCGATGGATAAAAATGGCGAACCGCTGCAGTTTAGTAATTGGGGAGACAATTACCAAGAGAATGGAATATTAGCCTTGGGGGAGAATGTTCTTGGGGCTAAGTCTGGGGGCGGGGCGACTGTACGCAGTGGCACAAGCTTTTCAGCTCCTATAGTTTCAGGTATCGCAGCACTGTTATTAAGCTTACAACATAAGAATGGCTTAGTCGCAATTCCGCAAAAAGTACGCTCGGCTATATTGGATACCGTCGAAAGTTGTAATTTTGAGTCGGAAGCGGATTGTCAACGGATTTTACGAGGTAGACTGAATATTGCATCAGCTCATTCGAGCATTAAAACCCAGATTGCAGAAACTCTTTCACTGCAAAAAAATAATCAACAAGCCATACCTCAATTCTATCCATCGTCATTCAATCCGAAAGTCGGTGTTAGTCATACCCTCAATAAATCTTATATATCAACAGCTAGCAATCTAATTAATCAAAGGAGAAGTATCATGAGTGAAAATTCTTTAGCTAACACTGCGGCATCTGAAACCGCTGTAACAGAATCTAATGTCACTATAAATCAACAAGCAATATCTGAGCTCGCTATTCCCGAGCTGGTTTCTAATGCCCCGTCAGCAATTCAATCGAGTGAAGTCGAAGCTTCCGATTGTGGCTGTAACCAAGCGAAAGTAGAACCCGAAAAAGCTTATGCGTTAGGCCAGATTGGATTTGATTTCGGAACGGAAACAAAGAGAGATGCCTTCCAACAGATATCTGGAATCAATATTAACGATCCAATTGCCGTTTTAGATTACTTTAAAACAGATCCAGCATCAGCTGCGAATGTCATTTGGACGTTAAGTCTAGACGCAACAGTTGTTTATGCCATTCAGCCTTATGGTCCGTTTGCGAGTAATACCTTCGATAGGCTCAAGGCTCTTCTAAGGTCACAACTGCTCGATAATATGGAAAGGGTTTCTGTTCCTGGTTTAATTTCTGGTTCTGAAACACTCCTCAATGGACAAGTCGTCCCTCTCATATTTCCTGACCTGCGTGGTATGTATGGTTGGTCTACCAATGAGCTCATTGAGGCGATTGCAGGAGCATGTCCAACAGATAAGAAAAAGGCAGAGTTACATGCTATCAAGATTGAAGGAATTCAGAATTTCTTGGAGCGTATTTACTATGAAGTTCGTAATTTAGGGACGACTCCACAGGAGCGTTCAATGAACTATGCAGCAACGAATGCTTTTCAAGTTTCAGAAGCCTATACAAAGGCCATACAAGCAGACATGAAATTAGACAGAATTGAAGTAGAGCGTAGCCCTATTTGCCGTCCAGGATCAGACTGCTGGGATGTCAAACTTAGCTTCTTTAACCCTGCTAAACGTCTAGAGCAGGCACGTCATGTATACCGCTTTACTGTTGATGTGAGTGACGTAATACCTGTAACTGTAGGGAAAGTTCGTCATTGGGATGTTTATTAA
- a CDS encoding ArsJ-associated glyceraldehyde-3-phosphate dehydrogenase: MSIKIGINGFGRMGRLALRAAWDWDDVEFVQINDPAGDAKTLAHLLTFDSVHGRWLHEAVNDGSDIVIGDKRITTTRNRAIAETDWSGCDLVIEASGVMKTKVLLQAYLDQGVKRVVVTAPVKEEGVLNVVMGVNHLDYDKQLHPIVTAASCTTNCLAPVVKVIHESIGIKHGSMTTIHDITNTQTILDAPHKDLRRARACGLSLIPTTTGSATAITHIFPELKGKLNGHAVRVPLANASLTDCVFELNRPTTEAEINALLKAAAEGELKDILGYEERPLVSVDYKTDPRSSIIDAPSTMVVNGTQVKLYVWYDNEWGYANRTVELARMVGRLDKLSR, translated from the coding sequence ATGAGTATCAAGATAGGGATCAACGGCTTCGGTCGCATGGGACGTTTGGCATTAAGAGCAGCGTGGGATTGGGATGACGTTGAGTTTGTGCAGATTAACGATCCAGCCGGTGATGCTAAGACCTTAGCGCATCTACTGACGTTTGATTCAGTTCATGGTCGCTGGCTGCATGAAGCTGTCAATGATGGCAGTGATATTGTTATCGGTGACAAACGCATAACAACCACGAGAAACAGGGCGATTGCAGAAACCGACTGGTCAGGCTGCGATCTGGTTATCGAAGCCTCTGGCGTGATGAAAACTAAGGTGCTACTGCAAGCTTATCTTGATCAAGGTGTTAAGCGAGTCGTGGTAACTGCGCCGGTAAAAGAGGAGGGCGTGCTTAATGTCGTGATGGGCGTAAATCATCTAGATTATGATAAGCAGCTTCATCCAATCGTGACTGCCGCCTCGTGTACCACTAACTGTTTAGCGCCTGTGGTGAAAGTGATCCATGAGAGCATCGGCATTAAGCATGGCTCAATGACCACAATTCATGACATCACCAATACTCAAACTATCCTAGATGCTCCCCATAAAGATCTGCGTCGTGCTCGCGCCTGTGGATTAAGTCTTATTCCGACCACAACGGGATCGGCTACCGCCATTACTCATATCTTCCCTGAACTTAAAGGCAAGCTCAATGGTCATGCTGTAAGGGTTCCGTTGGCGAATGCCTCGCTCACTGATTGTGTGTTTGAGTTAAACCGCCCGACGACGGAGGCCGAAATTAATGCCTTGCTCAAAGCAGCCGCAGAGGGAGAACTAAAAGATATTCTTGGCTATGAAGAGCGTCCTCTGGTTTCAGTTGATTATAAAACTGACCCTCGTTCAAGCATTATCGATGCACCTTCGACCATGGTGGTTAACGGCACTCAGGTGAAGCTCTATGTCTGGTATGACAACGAGTGGGGATACGCAAACAGAACCGTGGAATTAGCCAGAATGGTAGGGCGTTTAGATAAGCTTTCGAGATAA